From Alloacidobacterium dinghuense:
AGATTTGCCGAGTGGCGCAGCAGCATGGCCGCGGTCAGAATTGCGCCCAGCGGATTGGCGAGGCCCTTGCCTGCAATGTCCGGCGCGGAGCCGTGAACGGGCTCATATAAATTAACCTGTCCGCCGATGGTCGCCGAGGGCAGCATGCCGAGCGATCCGGTGATAACGGCGGACTCGTCGGAGAGGATGTCGCCGAAGAGGTTTTCGGTAAGCACCACGTCGTAGGTGCGCGGCGTATTCATCAGGTGCATGGACATGGCGTCGACGTATTGGTGCTCAAGGGTGACGTCGGGAAAATCCTTTGCGACTTCGGATACGGTTGCGCGCCATAGCTGCGAGACTTCAAGGACATTTGCCTTGTCGACCGAGGTGACTTTTTTCCGCCGATTCTGAGCGAGATTGAAGGCCACGCGGGCGACGCGAACGACTTCGTCGCGGGTATAGCGCATCGTGTTCCATGCTGAGCCGGCTTCGCGATCCCACTGGCGCGGCTCTCCGAAGTAAAGGCCGCCAAGAAGCTCGCGAACGAAGATGATGTCGGCTCCGTCGATGACTTCGGGTTTGAGCGGCGAGTTGGCAGCGAGTGCAGGATGGGCAAACGCTGGGCGGAGATTGGCGAATCCTCCGAGTGCCTGGCGGATTTGCAGAAGGCCAGCTTCGGGGCGGCGGTCGGGGGGGAGGGAATTGAATTCATTGCCGCCGACGGCTCCGAGCAGGACGGCATCGCTTTCGAGAGCGATATCGAGCGTGGACGTGGGGAGAGGAGTTCCGTGTGCTTTGATGGCGGCGCCGCCGATGAGGGCTTCGTGGAATTCGAAGTCGTGCCCACCCCACTCGGCTACGGAGCGCAGGATGCGCGCCGCTTCTGCGGTGACTTCCGGGCCGATGCCGTCTCCGGCGACGATAAGAACCTTCAGCTTCATCTTTGCATGTTCTCCGAAAACCCCGGGGCTAAAGCCCCTCGCTCTTTCGTTCTTATTCACCGGGCTAAAGCCGGTGTTACTATCTGCAATACCTCAGGGGCTAACGCCCCCTTTCGCATGATCTTGTTGTGCGGGCTAAAAGCCCGCACCTAGCAGCCCACACCTGCCGGTCAGCTGGCTTCGCTGATCGGTTCAGTCGAGATCAGGTCTTCGTGGCGCTTATGATGCGCGACGAGATTGATGAGGTCCTGATCGTAGATGGCTTTCTTCTTATCGGCGAGTTCGGTAAAGGCGCGGTAGGCTGCGTCGAGATCCGGAGCTGCGAGCTGGTAGCCGAGATCATGGAGGCGCGAGCGCAGCGCGTGGCGCCCTGAGTGCTTGCCAAGGACCATCCTGTTGGTCGGAACGCCGACCGACGCGGGCGTCATGATCTCGTAAGTCAGAGGATTCGAGAGCACGCCATGCTGATGGATGCCGGCCTCGTGCGCGAAGGCGTTGCTGCCGACGACGGCTTTGTTTGGGGAGGGCGCGAAGCTGATGACCTTAGCGAGTTGCTGGCTCGCGGGGAAGAGCTGGTCCGCCTTGAGGCCATGCTCGACGGGATACTGATCGGCGCGAACAATAAGGGCTGCGGCGATTTCTTCAAGGGCTGCGTTGCCGGCGCGCTCGCCGATGCCGTTAATGGTGCACTCAACCTGGCGCGCTCCACCATCGATGGCGGCGAGGGAGTTGGCGACGGCGAGGCCTAGATCGTTGTGACAGTGCGAGGAGAATATGACCTTGTCTGCGCCGGGAACCCGCTCGCGAACGGTGCGGAACATCGCGCCGTATTCATTGGGGACGGAGTAGCCGACAGTATCGGGCATGTTGATGGTGGTCGCTCCGGCTTCAATCGCGACCTGAACCATTTTGCAGAGGAAATCGATTTCGGTACGGGTGGAATCCTCCGGGGAGAATTCCACATCGTCGACGTAGGTGCGGGCCAGTCTGACGGATTTTGCCACCTGTTCGAGCGCTTCTTCGCGGCTCATCTTCAGCTTGTACTGAAGGTGAATGTCGGAGCTAGCAAGGAAGATATGAATGCGCGAGCGCTCGGCGTGTTCAAGGGCTGCTGCGGCGCGCTCAATGTCCTCGCGCTTGGCGCGGGCGAGCGAAGTGATGCGCGGCTGGCGAATCTCTTTGGCGACTGCCTGAATGCCGGCGAAATCCCCCTCCGATGAGATGGCAAAACCGGCTTCCAGAATATCGACGCCGAGGTCCTCAAGCGCGTGGGCCATGGCCAGCTTCTCGTGCTGGGTCATGCTGCAGCCAGGGGATTGTTCGCCATCGCGAAGGGTCGTATCGAAGAAAAGAAGCCTGTCTGGTGTGGCGTCTAGGATCATATCGGGGAAGCCTCGACTAAAGTAAGTTTCGCAAAATCTGCAGCATAATTCAAATCTTTAATTTCTTGAATTACCATAACTTATGATTATGATAGCTCAGTGAGTGCTTCTTAACTCGTAAAAACCTTATGGAATTATCCCAACTGGAAACCTTTCTTACGGTCGTCGCCGAGCGCAGCTTCTCGCGTGCGGCTATACGGCTGCATAGAACGCAGCCAGCGGTGAGCCAGGTAATCCGGAAACTTGAGGAAGAAATTGGTGAACCACTCTTTGAGCGGGCATCGCGCGACGGTACGCTGACGACGGCGGGCGAGGTGCTGCGCGACTATGCGGAACGGTTGCTGCGCTTGCGCAATGAAGCTGCAAGCGCGCTTGAGGAAGTACGAGCGCTGGAGCGCGGGCGCCTGACGCTGGCCGCTAATGAGTACACCTGCCTGTATCTGCTTCCGGTGCTGGATGAGTTTCGCCGTCTGTGTCCGCAGATATCGATTATGGTCCAGCGATCGTTGGCGAGCCGCATTCCGGACGAGGTGCTGCGGCGCACGGCCGAGATTGGCATTGTCTCTTTTCAGCCGGACGAAGATCAGCTGGCGGCGATCGCTGTGTATGCGGATGACCTTGTGTTTGTCGTGCCGCCGAAGCATGTGCTGGCGCGCGAGGAGCAGGTCCAGATTCGTGATCTGGGCGCGGAGAATTTTGTCGCGCACAATGTCGCATCGCCAAGGCGGAAGCTGGTGGAAGAATCATTTGCGAAACACAGGACTCCTCTAAATATTGGTGTGGAATTGCCGAGTCTGGAGGCGATCAAACGTTTTGTCGCCACCGGAAATGGTGTCGCGCTGGTTCCGGCATTGTCGGTGCAGACGGAGATCGTGCGCGGCGAGTTGGTGTCGGTGGCGGTTCCGGAGCTCGATTGTTCGCGGCAGCTGTGGCTTGTGTATCGTAAGCAGGGTACTTTGTCGTACGCGGCACTGGCCTTTTTGCGCGTGGTGCGAACGCTGGCCGAAGACCGGGGCACGCCATTTCTCTATGTTGAGAAAAAGCATGGCGACGAGAAAAAGCCGGATGCGTCTAAACAGAGTCAGCGGTAGCTGTGCAAATGGCCTCTGGCAGGTACAATGGCGAGGTGGGCTATTCGGTCCACCACACTTAAAAATCGACGAGCCCGAGAGGCGTTGTGCCTGCGGTGCTTTTAGCAGGCGAGAGGTTCACGAAAACGGATGAAGAAAATTTTGTTGTCTTTGGCGTTGCTGTCATTTTCGGCAGCGGCTGGATTTGCACAGGAGAGCAGGCAGGACGCGAGCTTAAGCTGGGCAGCGTTGATTCCCCCTCACGTGGTTGGCAATACGGTACAGCAGGATGGAACGATCGGCGTATACGGCGTTGTGGCCAGCTACCGGTACATGCTTACACCACGCAGCGCACTTGAACTGAATTACCAGTACAACCAGGACATCCAGAAGTTTGTGACGAGCTTTAACTCGATCCGCGTGCACACGCGCATGCAGGAAATTTCCGGCGCATATGTCTACAACTTCACGTTCAAGAACTTCAACCCTTTTGTGGAAGCCGGTATTGGCGGTTACATTTTTGGGCCGATCAAGGACCAGAAGACGACAGATCTAGACGCCAAGCAGAGCACCAACATTGGTGCGTTGTATGGCGCCGGCATTGCGTATGAGCTGAGCCCAAGCTGGGACATTCGCGCGGAGTACCGCGGCATTGTCGTCAAGGCTCCGAACTTTGGATTGGAACAGTATCGGACGAACCGCTACTACAACATCAGCAATCCGACGATCGGCGTAGCCTACCACTTCTAGTTTTTCTGAGAAGAGAAGCAAAAGCCCCGGAGAATTCCGGGGCTTTTGCTTGATGTGAATTTGTCCTAGAAGATTTTGTAGGAAGCACCCACGCTGAAGCCGTTGGGACTCAGTCCGTGGCTGGGGTTCGGAAAGGTGAAAGCAAGGCCAGGAGCCGAGGGCCAGAACTGGTATTCATAGTCTCCGCGGACGCTCCAGCGACGAGCGACACGGAATTCGGCTGTTCCGCCCGGAGCATAGGCGAAGTAGCTTCCGCTGCCGATGGTCGAGGGATAATACGTGATCCATCCTCCACCCAGGAGGAATTTTCCATATAAAGAAAGCGCGTGATGGCGCCAAACTCTGTAGCGGGGTCCGAGCAGGTAGTTGTCTTCCGTCTCGCCCTGGGGTGGACTAAAGCGCAGCCAGCGAGCCTCGCCCTCTGCGCCAAGATTTCGCAGCAAAATGTGATCGACATCCGCGAAAACGGCAATTCCTTGCAGGCGGTCGGGACCCCAGTCCGGCTGGAAGTTCGAGTATTCAGCGCCGGCGGATAACGACCAGCCATGCCCGCTTACGGCTGGTGCAACTTGAGCTGACGTAGACAGGGGAAGTAGAAGAAGTGCAAAAGCAAAGAGTTTCTGAAACACGCAGCGATCTCCAAAAGTGTGATCGGCCAAGGAATAGAATCAATCAATTGTAAAGCGAGATTAGGCCTGATAGAGGATTGGATGCGTATCAGGCCTGACCCGCAGGCCCGCTGAGCGGGCCTACTGGGGATTTTGTTGCGGCTGGGCGTTGTTGGTGTTCTCGGCTGTGGGCGCCTGAGATTGCATCTGCTGTGCGGGCGCGGGCGCAGATGCCGATGCCGGAGCGGCGGTCTGGTACCGCTGCAGGCGGAAATATACAGGCGTGAGTTCGAGAGGCATCTTGTCGCGCGGGTTCAGGATTTGATCTCCCTTGAGGTTGAGGGCGTATACCTTGTCATCCCAGGCATCCGTTCTCAGACGGCTGCCGAGAGGCAACGCGGCGCGATCCTGACTCATATCCGCAAGGTTCAGCTTGGGTCCCTGATTGAGGAAACCAGACATCCAGGGTGTGCCGTCCGCCTTCAGGAGCGAATCACCGAGGCGCGGTGTTACCAACGCGGGCAACGACTTTGAGCGCGCGACCAGTTGCTGATAGAAGAGGCTCACGCTGCCACTCTTGTCGTGATAGATCGAGCCGTTGAAGAGATCCATCGCCTTCTTCGCTGCGTCCGCATCGTCGGCAGCGGTGTGGTTCATGTTGATGCGCTGGAAGGTTGCCTCATCCGGGAAGAGCAGACGGTCGTTAAAGGCGTAGCGCGTGTCGATGTGGTGGCCGAGCACGATGTGCGCCAGCTGGAAGCTCAGGATCGCAGCAAGATCTTCTTCCTGCGGCAGTACGTCCAGCAGTCCCTTACTGACGAGGATGGTGTCACCGACGGCCAACGACTCAAGAGGAGTGGTGAGCATGACGCGGCAATGAATATCTCCGGGAAGACTGAGCTTGTTGCCGATCACGATATTGTTGGTGACCTGCTCAAGGGTCTTGTCAAAGTCGCTTGGCGGGGCGATCAGACCAGCCTGTACCAGGCGATCCAATACGTTATTCTCTGCCGTCGTTACCCACTGGCGACTCGCGGAGAGCGGGCTTACGTCCTGCGAGTTCTCGCTCTGGTCCTGAGCGTTCTCGATGGTCATCGATTCAGCGTCTGACTCACGGGTAGGAAGCTTGAGCGAGTAGCCCCAGAAGTGAGACTGAGCGCGGAAACCAGTTCCTTTTTTGCCGGTGCCGCCCTGCGACTCTTCGGCATAGATGGCGGCAGGCAGCCAGACGTTGGGCTGGAGGTTCTGCCGCCAGCTATCGAAGTGGTAATAGCGCGTTACTTCATCATTGGCGTTGCTGGTGTAAGTTCCGTTGAAGCGGACGATGTTGCCATCCTGATCCTCAATCCAGATACGGCCCGAGAAGCGCCCGGCCCCGGTTTTCGGCTTGGGGCGTACGTCGAAGACAGAGGTGCGGATGCTGCCGAGGAATTCGCGCCGAACAAAGGCAAAGTCGTAGTGCTGCTGATCAAAGCTGACCGGATCGAGGAACATCATGTCCATGAAACCGGTCGATGAGTAACTGATATTGAACGCCTTGGTCAGGCCGCTGACGTACTTGAATGAGCCCTTGAAAAATCCGTGCGAACTCGCCTTGGTTTCATAGCCCTTGTTGTTGAAAGTCTTGCCGAAATCGACACGGCCGAGCATGTATTGGTCCGATTCAGGTATCAGGTAAAGCTGAGGATCGGGCCGCATGTTCTGGATGTAAGTCTGCACTACGGGAGTGCGCTCCTGAATGGCCTTTACTGTTGTCTTTTCCTGCGCGATCGCCTTTTGAACGAGCTCGGTCTGGGCTGGAGTTAAAGGAGTTGGAGGGGCGACCTTGGCTGTTTTGGCCTGGACTGTGAGCACCACCGAAAAGACCGCGAGCCCGGTCAGTGACAACCTGCGAAAGGACATTTCACTACTCATGCATTTTTCTTCTCTCATTTGTATAGAACCCAGCAATGACAGCAATACTCTCCAAAAACAACCATTGGCAATGTTTTTAGGCAAGCTGGAAGCTGATGTGTATCACGCTCACCTGATCAACGGGCGCGCCATTCTTGGTGGCTGGCTTGAAGCGAATATGCTCGGCCGCCAGCATCGCCTGTTGATCGAGTCCGTGTCCAAGCCCGTTTACAACACGTATAACCTGGACCTGTCCGGAGGCGGTAAAGCGGACTTCAAGTGTCACATCGCCTTCAATCTTCAATTGTTTCGCTTCAGCAGTGTACTGAGGAAGCGGTTTCGCAACGACCACCAGAGGAGTCGTTGCAGGCTCCTGGACCTTGGCGGTGTGCGTATCGCTGGATGCGGCGCTGGCGGGAGTGCCAAAGTTGCCTACCGCGACTGTTCCGTGGCTTCCCGGAGTACCAGTACCTCCTACTACGCCGTTGCTGAAGCCAGCCGATGCAACCGTGCCACGGTCCTTTCCGCCGGGAACGCCATTAGCGACACCGGAGCCAAACGCTGTACCGTGCACGCTACCCTGACGGGCCGCTCCTGCGCCCTGTCCTAATCCGGGTGCGGCACTGAAAGATCCTACGGCGGCTATGTTCGCGGGCTTCGATGCATTGGGATTCGGCGTGACTCCAACCGGGTCACCAAATCCGCCAGTCTTTATGGTCGGGGCCGCAGTGTTGTTGGCTACCTGCGTTGGCGCAGCGCTCTTAAAGAGCCCAACCTTGGGCTGCGGGGGAGGCGCAACAGCCTTTGGGGGCGCCGCGACCAGATGTGGTGTCTCTGGAGTTGGGAGCTTTACTACTTGAGGCTTTGGCGGTTCCGGCTGAGGTTTCGGCGGGATAATTTTCGCCTGCTGCGGTTGCACCTTGGGCGGCGGCGGAATGACCTTTACCTTGGGAACGGGCGGGACATATGGCTTAGGCTGCTCAACGGGGAAGACCAGCTGCGTCGTCTGATATTGGTGTGCCTTTTGCTGATGCACCTGAGCCATAGTGAGCAGGATCAGGATGGCTCCGGCCAGGACGTTGACTGCGGTACTGACCCCGAAAGAGCCGAAACGACCTTGTGGTTCGGGAAGAAGGCCTAAATTCGCACGATTTAGCAGATCGTTATTGTTACTCGCCATATACTCATTGCTTCAAAGGTTCAATGTAGTTGCGTGTCTTCTTATAAAACAGACGCAAAAAAGCAGTCGCTGTTGTGATTTTTCTGCCATCCCAGAGCGTCTTCCGAGCCTCGTACGAACCTGAAACACACGACTTCTCTCCTGGTAAATCAGTAGCAATGCAGCTTCCAAATTCCCGGAGTTGATTGGTGATCGTACAATATCGCACCTGGACACATTTGAAAGTTAAGAATGTGCAGTCTCAGCCATTTCTTATATTACAGAAGTAACGCCGCTAGTAACCAGCTTAGCAGGGGCGCTATCCCTGGAGATACTGCGTAAACATTACCGCAGAAACGATAGCCTCGATGTAATTTTTTTCGGCGACGCGTGTTCCCTATTTGACGCCATAAAGGCGGAGACGGTTGCCTCAGCAAGATCCAACCTGGATGAAGAGAAGTGGCTATAATTCATAGCGATACGAGGAGATAGCGTGAACCTTCTAGTTACCGGTGGGGCGGGTTATGTCGGAGGCACGGTTGCCGAGCTTTTATTGAGGAAAGGGCATGAGGTAGCCGTGTATGACAACCTG
This genomic window contains:
- a CDS encoding acyloxyacyl hydrolase codes for the protein MKKILLSLALLSFSAAAGFAQESRQDASLSWAALIPPHVVGNTVQQDGTIGVYGVVASYRYMLTPRSALELNYQYNQDIQKFVTSFNSIRVHTRMQEISGAYVYNFTFKNFNPFVEAGIGGYIFGPIKDQKTTDLDAKQSTNIGALYGAGIAYELSPSWDIRAEYRGIVVKAPNFGLEQYRTNRYYNISNPTIGVAYHF
- a CDS encoding 2-isopropylmalate synthase yields the protein MILDATPDRLLFFDTTLRDGEQSPGCSMTQHEKLAMAHALEDLGVDILEAGFAISSEGDFAGIQAVAKEIRQPRITSLARAKREDIERAAAALEHAERSRIHIFLASSDIHLQYKLKMSREEALEQVAKSVRLARTYVDDVEFSPEDSTRTEIDFLCKMVQVAIEAGATTINMPDTVGYSVPNEYGAMFRTVRERVPGADKVIFSSHCHNDLGLAVANSLAAIDGGARQVECTINGIGERAGNAALEEIAAALIVRADQYPVEHGLKADQLFPASQQLAKVISFAPSPNKAVVGSNAFAHEAGIHQHGVLSNPLTYEIMTPASVGVPTNRMVLGKHSGRHALRSRLHDLGYQLAAPDLDAAYRAFTELADKKKAIYDQDLINLVAHHKRHEDLISTEPISEAS
- the leuB gene encoding 3-isopropylmalate dehydrogenase, whose translation is MKLKVLIVAGDGIGPEVTAEAARILRSVAEWGGHDFEFHEALIGGAAIKAHGTPLPTSTLDIALESDAVLLGAVGGNEFNSLPPDRRPEAGLLQIRQALGGFANLRPAFAHPALAANSPLKPEVIDGADIIFVRELLGGLYFGEPRQWDREAGSAWNTMRYTRDEVVRVARVAFNLAQNRRKKVTSVDKANVLEVSQLWRATVSEVAKDFPDVTLEHQYVDAMSMHLMNTPRTYDVVLTENLFGDILSDESAVITGSLGMLPSATIGGQVNLYEPVHGSAPDIAGKGLANPLGAILTAAMLLRHSANLEQDALAIETAVRKVLEQGYRTADLARSEKDKKMILSTQAMGKQVHEALNEIIDKRQAMHAV
- a CDS encoding energy transducer TonB, coding for MASNNNDLLNRANLGLLPEPQGRFGSFGVSTAVNVLAGAILILLTMAQVHQQKAHQYQTTQLVFPVEQPKPYVPPVPKVKVIPPPPKVQPQQAKIIPPKPQPEPPKPQVVKLPTPETPHLVAAPPKAVAPPPQPKVGLFKSAAPTQVANNTAAPTIKTGGFGDPVGVTPNPNASKPANIAAVGSFSAAPGLGQGAGAARQGSVHGTAFGSGVANGVPGGKDRGTVASAGFSNGVVGGTGTPGSHGTVAVGNFGTPASAASSDTHTAKVQEPATTPLVVVAKPLPQYTAEAKQLKIEGDVTLEVRFTASGQVQVIRVVNGLGHGLDQQAMLAAEHIRFKPATKNGAPVDQVSVIHISFQLA
- a CDS encoding outer membrane beta-barrel protein, whose translation is MFQKLFAFALLLLPLSTSAQVAPAVSGHGWSLSAGAEYSNFQPDWGPDRLQGIAVFADVDHILLRNLGAEGEARWLRFSPPQGETEDNYLLGPRYRVWRHHALSLYGKFLLGGGWITYYPSTIGSGSYFAYAPGGTAEFRVARRWSVRGDYEYQFWPSAPGLAFTFPNPSHGLSPNGFSVGASYKIF
- a CDS encoding LysR family transcriptional regulator, encoding MELSQLETFLTVVAERSFSRAAIRLHRTQPAVSQVIRKLEEEIGEPLFERASRDGTLTTAGEVLRDYAERLLRLRNEAASALEEVRALERGRLTLAANEYTCLYLLPVLDEFRRLCPQISIMVQRSLASRIPDEVLRRTAEIGIVSFQPDEDQLAAIAVYADDLVFVVPPKHVLAREEQVQIRDLGAENFVAHNVASPRRKLVEESFAKHRTPLNIGVELPSLEAIKRFVATGNGVALVPALSVQTEIVRGELVSVAVPELDCSRQLWLVYRKQGTLSYAALAFLRVVRTLAEDRGTPFLYVEKKHGDEKKPDASKQSQR